One part of the Verrucomicrobiota bacterium genome encodes these proteins:
- the rpsS gene encoding 30S ribosomal protein S19 codes for MSRSIKKGPYVDPKLLGKVQRMEAAGERRTIITWSRRSVIVPEFVGHTFAVHNGRKHLPVFVSENMVGHKLGEFSPTRTFRKHAGQK; via the coding sequence ATGTCGCGTTCGATCAAGAAGGGCCCGTATGTGGATCCGAAGCTGCTCGGCAAAGTGCAGCGCATGGAGGCCGCCGGCGAGCGGCGCACGATCATCACGTGGTCGCGCCGGTCGGTCATCGTGCCGGAGTTCGTCGGGCATACGTTCGCGGTGCACAACGGGCGGAAGCACCTGCCCGTGTTCGTCAGTGAGAATATGGTCGGGCACAAGCTCGGCGAGTTCTCGCCGACGCGCACGTTCCGCAAGCACGCCGGGCAGAAATAA
- the rplV gene encoding 50S ribosomal protein L22, with product MVEVRAVAKHVRVPPRKARLVAALIRNQNAETALKRIQFVKNKAGRLVARVLKSAIANAENNAKLEPSALVVKQALVDEGITWRGRRMRARGAVNVIHRRTSHITVVVEEAQGADAQA from the coding sequence ATGGTGGAAGTCAGGGCTGTTGCCAAGCACGTTCGGGTGCCGCCGCGCAAAGCGCGTCTTGTTGCGGCTCTTATCCGCAACCAGAACGCCGAGACGGCGCTCAAGCGGATACAATTCGTCAAGAACAAGGCGGGGCGGCTTGTGGCACGCGTGCTCAAGTCGGCGATCGCCAATGCGGAGAACAACGCCAAGCTCGAGCCGTCGGCGCTCGTGGTCAAGCAGGCCTTGGTCGACGAAGGCATCACGTGGCGCGGACGGCGGATGCGCGCGCGCGGCGCCGTCAACGTGATTCATCGGCGCACGAGCCACATCACGGTTGTCGTCGAGGAAGCCCAGGGCGCGGACGCCCAGGCGTAA
- the rpsC gene encoding 30S ribosomal protein S3 yields MGQKVNPIGFRVSVYKDWRSQWYANKRDFGDWLHEDILIRDFIRQHLPSAGVSGVQIERGSNKVIVKLRTSRPGIVIGRKGQEIDRLKDALAELTGKEVQLPVEEIKRPELEAQLVAENIALQLEHRISFRRAMKKAITQAMDFGAQGIKVAVSGRLGGHEMSRPESAKEGKIPLHTLRADIDYGFAEARTTYGAIGCKVWIYKGERVPTKVS; encoded by the coding sequence GTGGGACAGAAGGTCAACCCGATCGGGTTCAGGGTCAGCGTCTACAAGGACTGGCGGTCGCAGTGGTACGCCAACAAGCGCGATTTCGGCGACTGGCTCCATGAGGACATTCTGATCCGCGACTTCATCCGCCAGCACCTGCCGTCGGCTGGTGTGTCGGGCGTGCAGATCGAGCGCGGGAGCAACAAGGTCATCGTCAAGCTGCGCACCTCGCGGCCGGGCATCGTCATCGGCCGCAAGGGCCAGGAGATTGATCGGCTCAAGGACGCGCTGGCCGAGCTCACGGGCAAGGAGGTGCAGCTCCCGGTCGAGGAGATCAAGCGGCCGGAGCTCGAGGCGCAACTGGTCGCCGAGAACATCGCGCTTCAGCTCGAGCACCGGATCTCGTTCCGCCGCGCGATGAAGAAGGCCATCACGCAGGCGATGGACTTCGGCGCCCAAGGCATCAAGGTGGCGGTTTCGGGGCGTCTCGGCGGGCACGAGATGTCGCGTCCCGAGTCGGCCAAAGAAGGCAAGATCCCGTTGCACACGCTGCGGGCTGATATTGACTACGGATTTGCCGAGGCGCGTACGACGTACG